The following proteins come from a genomic window of Prionailurus viverrinus isolate Anna chromosome D1, UM_Priviv_1.0, whole genome shotgun sequence:
- the LOC125177117 gene encoding LOW QUALITY PROTEIN: olfactory receptor 51A7-like (The sequence of the model RefSeq protein was modified relative to this genomic sequence to represent the inferred CDS: inserted 1 base in 1 codon) produces MKDLFVMFSLNTSEVEISTFLLVGIPGFESVHIWISIPICFMYLLPILGNCTPLFVIRTESSLHEPMYYFLSMLALSDXGLSFSSLPSMLRIFLFNAMEISADACIAQEFFIHGFTGMESSMLLIMSFDCFPAICNPLRYNSILTSSRILHRGLIFDIKSILLVLPLPFTLNRLRYCNKHLLSHSYCLHQDVMKLACSDNRVNFYYGLFVALCMMSDSVFIAVSYVFNLKIVLGIASHGEQLKALNTCMSHICAVLIFFVPIITLATIHHFAKHKSPLAMILIADAFLLVPPLMNPIVYCVKSWHIRVKVLEKLTLKSK; encoded by the exons ATGAAAGACCTGTTTGTGATGTTTTCTCTTAATACCTCAGAAGTTGAAATCTCCACCTTCCTGTTGGTTGGGATCCCAGGGTTTGAGAGTGTACACATTTGGATCTCCATCCCCATCTGCTTTATGTACCTCCTGCCCATCCTGGGCAACTGCACCCCCCTGTTTGTCATCAGGACAGAGTCTTCCCTGCATGAGCCTATGTACTATTTCCTCTCCATGCTGGCCCTATCTG CGggcttgtctttctcttctcttccctctatGCTGAGGATCTTCTTGTTCAATGCCATGGAGATTTCTGCTGATGCATGTATTGCCCAGGAATTTTTCATCCATGGATTCACAGGCATGGAATCCTCAATGCTCTTGATCATGTCCTTTGATTGCTTTCCAGCCATTTGCAACCCTCTGAGGTATAATTCCATTCTTACCAGCTCCAGAATTTTGCATCGTGGACTGATATTTGATATTAAAAGCATTCTACtagttcttcctcttcctttcacttTAAATAGACTTAGATACTGTAATAAACACCTGCTCTCACACTCCTACTGTCTCCACCAGGATGTCATGAAACTGGCCTGCTCTGACAATAGGGTTAACTTTTACTATGGTCTGTTTGTCGCACTCTGCATGATGTCAGACAGTGTTTTCATTGCTGTTTCCTATGTGTTCAACCTGAAGATTGTATTGGGTATTGCATCCCATGGGGAGCAACTTAAAGCTCTTAATACCTGCATGTCCCATATCTGTGCTGTGCTCATCTTCTTTGTGCCCATCATCACCTTGGCTACCATACATCACTTTGCCAAGCATAAATCCCCTTTGGCTATGATTCTGATAGCTGATGCATTCTTGTTGGTACCACCTTTGATGAATCCCATTGTGTATTGTGTAAAAAGTTGGCATATTAGAGTAAAAGTCCTGGAAAAACTGACTCTAAAGTCTAAATGA
- the LOC125177115 gene encoding olfactory receptor 51S1 translates to MSTFPNQAAPNNTSMAPTFLLVGMPGLSAAPSWWTIPLITMYLLSALGNGTILWIIALDSTLHRPMYFFLFLLSVSDVGLATALMPTLLGLAFAGVHAVPASACLLQMFFVHIFSVMESSVLLAMALDRALAICRPLHYPTLLTNDVISKICLAIGFRCLGLHLPLPFLLAHMPYCLPQVLTHSYCLHPDIAHLACPGAWGAIYSLFVVLSVMGLDPLLIFFSYGLIGRVLQGLGSSEDRWKAGQTCAAHLSAVLLFYMPMILLALIDHLRVPIPQPAHTLLSYVHFLFPPLINPILYSVKMKEIRERIVKRLQPRKVGCAQ, encoded by the coding sequence ATGTCAACATTCCCCAATCAGGCAGCCCCCAATAACACTTCAATGGCCCCCACCTTCTTGTTGGTGGGCATGCCAGGCCTGTCAGCTGCACCCTCCTGGTGGACAATACCACTCATCACAATGtaccttctctctgccctgggcAACGGTACTATTCTCTGGATCATTGCCTTGGATTCCACCCTGCACCGTCCAatgtacttcttcctcttcttgctTAGCGTGTCTGATGTTGGCTTGGCCACAGCCCTGATGCCCACCCTGCTGGGTCTTGCCTTTGCTGGCGTTCATGCTGTCCCTGCTTCGGCTTGCCTCCTACAGATGTTCTTTGTCCACATTTTTTCTGTCATGGAATCCTCTGTGTTGCTCGCCATGGCCTTAGATCGAGCACTAGCCATCTGCCGCCCTCTCCACTACCCAACGCTCCTCACCAATGATGTCATTAGCAAGATTTGCCTGGCTATTGGTTTCCGATGCCTGGGTCTCCATCTGCCCCTGCCATTCCTCCTGGCCCACATGCCCTACTGCCTCCCACAGGTCCTGACCCATTCTTACTGCTTGCACCCAGATATAGCCCATTTGGCCTGCCCTGGAGCTTGGGGTGCAATCTATAGCCTCTTTGTGGTTCTGTCAGTTATGGGATTAGAccctctgcttatttttttctcctatggcTTAATTGGCAGAGTCTTGCAAGGTTTGGGATCCAGTGAGGATCGCTGGAAGGCTGGCCAAACCTGTGCTGCCCACCTCTCTGCTGTGCTCCTCTTCTACATGCCCATGATCCTTCTTGCCCTCATTGACCATCTTAGAGTGCCAATACCTCAGCCTGCCCATACTCTTCTCTCCTATGTCCACTTCCTGTTTCCTCCATTGATAAATCCTATTCTCTACAGTGTCAAGATGAAGGAGATTAGAGAGAGAATAGTCAAGAGACTACAGCCCAGGAAGGTGGGTTGTGCTCAATGA